From a single Sus scrofa isolate TJ Tabasco breed Duroc chromosome 13, Sscrofa11.1, whole genome shotgun sequence genomic region:
- the TFF3 gene encoding trefoil factor 3 precursor produces the protein MEARMFWLLVVLLALASSSSAGEYVGLSANQCAVPAKDRVDCGYPQVTPEQCNNRGCCFDSSIPGVPWCFKPLQETECTF, from the exons ATGGAGGCCAGGATGTTCTGGCTGCTAGTGGTGCTCCTGGCCTTGGCGTCCTCCAGCTCTGCCGGGGAGTATGTGGGCCTGT CGGCGAACCAGTGTGCCGTCCCTGCCAAGGACAGGGTGGACTGCGGCTACCCCCAGGTCACCCCCGAGCAGTGCAACAACCGGGGCTGCTGCTTCGACTCCAGCATCCCCGGGGTGCCCTGGTGCTTCAAGCCCCTGCAGGAAACAG AATGCACCTTCTGA